Below is a genomic region from Pseudazoarcus pumilus.
GCATCCGATTCTCCGTTGGGGTGGGGAATCGGCGAGGCACGACGGTGGCGCACGGGGCGGCGCGCCGGAATCAGCGCGGACGTTGCGAACCGGAGGTGTCAGGCCTCGCCGTCAGGCGGCGAGGCCGGCCCATTTGGGCCTTTCGATGCGGGTTGGCGGTGCGGTGGCGATGGGCGGGTGCGTTTGGGCCGGCAGCAAGCCGATACTCGCGGGCAGGCTGAGCGTGGATGCGACGGCGGCCAGCGTCTTGGCGTGCAGTTTGCACGTGGCGCAGTCAGGGTGCTTGGCGGTGGGTGATTGCGGCTCGTCGTGAGAGGCGTCGCTATGCGAGTGGGCGTGATGCCCGAAATGCCATGCGTCGGAACCCTGCTCATGCTCGCAATAGCTGCCCGCCGACGCCCAGAGGGACTGGAGCGGCAGCAGCGCGATCAGAAGGACAACAACCCATCGGAGCATGGCGCGGATCATAGCAAGCGCGTCCAGGCAACAACAACCGCGCGGCGCCAAGGGTTACCGACGCATGCTGGTTTGCGCACACCGCCCCGGTGAAGCACAAGAACGCGATGGCATGCGGGCCGCAGTATCCCCAGGGGAATCGCCGCCGTGGGTGCCGCACTTTAAGAGTCGCTTGATCCTGGGCGGCAGTAATCGCCTCCACCTTGTTCGGCGACGAGTGCCTGAAGCTTCGCGACGCCCCCTCCCTGCATCTTTGGCACACATCGGCGCCTCGTCGCCGCTGATCATGCAGCGCGCAGGGGACCACGCCGAGCCCTCGCAGCGCGCGCGGCTGCAGGACTTCATCAGCGGGAGCTTCGCCGCGCGTCACGGGGCACGTGCATCACGTCATGCCCGAACTGCTGGCGTTGGCCGGCTGGGCCTGGCTGGTTGAACACACCGAGCTGCTCGGCGGCATTATGCTGTTCGCCGCCGGTGGCATCCTGTATCTGGTGTTCCAGGACAGCGCGCCACAGGCGCGCATGCGCCGGCACTGGGCGCCGCCGTTGGGCACCGTGGCCGGCTTTGCGCTGGGCATGCTGGGCATGGCGCTGGCGGGTTGAACCGCCGTCCGCCGTGTCCGTCAGTCGTGTTTGTCGCGCTTGACTTCGGTCTTGAGGATTTCGCCGCTGACCGGGTGCACGTCGAGCTCGACGCGGCGCCCGTCCGGGTCGGTAGCCTTGACTTCGTAGCCGTCAGACTCGCGCTCGACTTCCTCGAAGTTGCGGTAGCCGGTAGCCTCCAGGCGTTGCAGTACGTCCTGGATGGACAGCCATTCGCTCCGTTGCGACGGAGCCGCCGAGCGGTCGGAGGCGATGGCGTGAGAGCCTGCAAACAGGGCGCCGCCGGTGGCAAGTGTGGCGGTCAGCAGCAGGGTAGAGAGGATTCCGGTCTTGGTCATGATGCGTACTCCTGAAGTGATTGCGATCCGCGGTGTGCGAACCGTGAGCGCATTGTCAGCAGTGGCGCCTGAACGGCCGCTGAACCTGCCGTTCAGCCTGCGTTCAGGTGGGCAGCGCTATAAACGCGTGTCAGGAGGTGCGGAATGAAGAACATCGCAGTGCGCATTGCCGGCCTATCCGCCCTGTGCCTCATGCTGGCCGGGCCGGTGCTGGCCGACGACAAGGATCACGAGCGCGCGCGGCGCGCGCTGGAAGCCGGCGAGGTGTTGCCGCTGGGCGAAGTGCTGGCGCGCATCGCGCGCGAGATGCCGGGCGACGTGCTGGAAGTCGAGCTCGAGCGCGACGACGGGCGCTGGATCTACGAGATCAAGCTGCTGCGTGCCGACGGCGCGTTGCTGGAGGTGGAGGTCGACGCCGCCACGGCTGGCGTGATCGAGGTCGAACACGAGAAGCGGGGACGCTGATGCGCGTGCTGGTGGTCGAGGACGAGGCGGTGCTGGCCGAGCAGCTGCGCGAGGCCCTCGCGGCGGCGGGCTATGCCGTGGATCACGCTGACAACGGCGTCGATGGCCAGTATCTGGGGGAGGTCGAGAACTACGATGCGGTGGTGCTCGATCTGGGCCTGCCGCGCATGGACGGACTGACGGTGCTGCGCCAGTGGCGCGCGGCCGGGCGCGACATGCCGGTGCTGATCCTGACCGCGCGAGACAGCTGGCACGAGAAGGTCGGCGGCATCGACGCCGGCGGCGACGACTACCTGACCAAGCCCTTCCACATGCAGGAACTGCTCGCCCGCATCCGCGCACTGATCCGGCGCGCCTCGGGCCGGGCCAGCGCCATTCTCGAAAGTGGGCCGCTGCGGCTCGACACCGCGCGCGGCGAACTGACGGTTTCCGGGCAACCGGTGACGCTGACCAGCCACGAGTTCCGCCTGCTCGCCTATCTGATGCACCACCCGGGGCGCATCGTCTCGCGCGGCGAACTCACCGAGCACCTGTACGCGCAGGACCACGAGCGCGACTCCAACACCATCGAGGTGTTCGTCGCGCGCCTGCGCAAGAAGCTGCCGTCGGAGTTGATCGAAACCGTGCGCGGGCTCGGCTACCGCCTCGTGGACGCGGTATGAACCCGACCACGCACGCCCCTCGGCGCTGGCGCAACTCGCTCGGGCTGCGCCTGGTGGCCGGCACGCTGTGCTGGGTCGCGGTGGCGCTGGTGGTGGCCGGCTGGGGACTGTCAGCGCTGTTTGCCGAGCACGTCACGCGGCAGTTCCGCGCCGAACTCGGCACTCATCTGGACGAGCTCGCCGCCGCCATCGAATTCGATGCCGACGGTGCGCTGCAATTGCGCGCGCCGCTGGGCGACCCGCGCATGGCACGGCCGTATTCGGGCCTGTACTGGCAGGTGGACCGCGTCGCGCTCGAGGCCAATAAGGGGGTGCTGCGCTCGCGCTCGCTGTGGGACGGCGTGCTCGCCATGCCGGCGGAGGCCGCGACCGACGGACAGCGCCG
It encodes:
- a CDS encoding DUF2946 family protein, with amino-acid sequence MIRAMLRWVVVLLIALLPLQSLWASAGSYCEHEQGSDAWHFGHHAHSHSDASHDEPQSPTAKHPDCATCKLHAKTLAAVASTLSLPASIGLLPAQTHPPIATAPPTRIERPKWAGLAA
- a CDS encoding ZIP family metal transporter, whose protein sequence is MPELLALAGWAWLVEHTELLGGIMLFAAGGILYLVFQDSAPQARMRRHWAPPLGTVAGFALGMLGMALAG
- a CDS encoding PepSY domain-containing protein, whose protein sequence is MTKTGILSTLLLTATLATGGALFAGSHAIASDRSAAPSQRSEWLSIQDVLQRLEATGYRNFEEVERESDGYEVKATDPDGRRVELDVHPVSGEILKTEVKRDKHD
- a CDS encoding PepSY domain-containing protein codes for the protein MKNIAVRIAGLSALCLMLAGPVLADDKDHERARRALEAGEVLPLGEVLARIAREMPGDVLEVELERDDGRWIYEIKLLRADGALLEVEVDAATAGVIEVEHEKRGR
- a CDS encoding response regulator transcription factor, with amino-acid sequence MRVLVVEDEAVLAEQLREALAAAGYAVDHADNGVDGQYLGEVENYDAVVLDLGLPRMDGLTVLRQWRAAGRDMPVLILTARDSWHEKVGGIDAGGDDYLTKPFHMQELLARIRALIRRASGRASAILESGPLRLDTARGELTVSGQPVTLTSHEFRLLAYLMHHPGRIVSRGELTEHLYAQDHERDSNTIEVFVARLRKKLPSELIETVRGLGYRLVDAV